ATGAAGTTAATAGCGGCATTATGGCGGTGCCTGGTAAGCAGCTTAAAAACTGGCTAAGCCGGTTATCCAATAGTAATGCTCAAGGCGAATATTACTTAACTGATATTATTGCCATGGCCAACAGCGAAGGCGTGGAAATTACTACTGCCCACCCAAGCGATGCCATGGAAGTGGAAGGCGCCAATAACCGCATTCAATTAGCGGCATTAGAACGCGCTTACCAACAACGCAAAGCTAACGAACTAATGCTTGCTGGCGCAAACTTACGCGATCCTGCACGGATTGATGTCCGTGGCAGCGTTGAAGTAGGCAATGATGTCATGATCGACATTAACGTTATCTTCGAAGGTAAAGTGGTGTTAGGTAAAGGCGTCACTATTGGCGCGAACTGTATTCTTAAAGACGTGACGGTGGGCGATAATACGGAAATCAAACCTAACTCTATGCTAGAACAAGCCACTGTAGGCGCTAATTGCTCTGTAGGTCCTTTTGCTCGCTTACGACCTGCGTCAGTTATGCTAGACGATAGTCATGTGGGTAACTTTGTTGAAATGAAAAAGACTACTTTAGGCCAAGGCTCTAAAGCTAATCATTTAACCTATTTAGGTGATGCCATAATTGGCAGCAAAGTGAATGTAGGCGCGGGCACTATTACTTGTAACTACGATGGCGCTAATAAGTTTGTCACCACTATCAAAGACGGCGCTTTTATTGGCTCTA
The sequence above is drawn from the Rheinheimera salexigens genome and encodes:
- the glmU gene encoding bifunctional UDP-N-acetylglucosamine diphosphorylase/glucosamine-1-phosphate N-acetyltransferase GlmU, translating into MALNVVILAAGKGTRMKSDLPKVLHKVAERPMVQHVIDTARALGAVKPQLVYGYGAAALKATLGEQPLHWVLQAEQLGTGHAVAQASDNIADNDTVLVLYGDVPLTELDTLKQLLHVKPANGVAILTVKLANPTGYGRIVRENGQVVGIVEQKDANAEQLAINEVNSGIMAVPGKQLKNWLSRLSNSNAQGEYYLTDIIAMANSEGVEITTAHPSDAMEVEGANNRIQLAALERAYQQRKANELMLAGANLRDPARIDVRGSVEVGNDVMIDINVIFEGKVVLGKGVTIGANCILKDVTVGDNTEIKPNSMLEQATVGANCSVGPFARLRPASVMLDDSHVGNFVEMKKTTLGQGSKANHLTYLGDAIIGSKVNVGAGTITCNYDGANKFVTTIKDGAFIGSNSSLVAPVTVGVNATVGAGSVLTRDAADGELVVARGKQRHIADWQRPVKIKK